Proteins encoded by one window of Streptomyces sp. LX-29:
- a CDS encoding ROK family glucokinase codes for MSMYRERVHRGSARATVLRTVGTRERRSHLTAPRVPTVGIDIGGTKVAAGVVDADGNILEKVRTETPDKSKSPKVVEDVIVDLVLDLSDRHDVHAVGIGAAGWVDADRNRILFAPHLSWRNEPLRDRIAERLAVPVMVDNDANTAAWAEWRFGAGRGEDHLVMITLGTGIGGAILEDGQVKRGKYGVAGEFGHMQVVPGGHRCPCGNRGCWEQYSSGNALVREARELAAAESPVAYGIIDRVGGHVPDITGPLITELAREGDAMCVELLHDIGEWLGVGIANLAAALDPSCFVIGGGVSAADDLLISPARNAFRRTLTGRGYRPEARIVRAQLGPDAGMVGAADLARLVARRFRRANRRRVERNERYARAAGR; via the coding sequence ATGAGCATGTACCGCGAGCGGGTGCACAGGGGATCGGCCCGGGCCACCGTGCTGCGCACCGTGGGGACGCGAGAGCGCCGCTCTCATCTGACCGCCCCGCGCGTGCCGACCGTCGGCATCGACATCGGCGGCACCAAGGTCGCGGCCGGCGTCGTGGACGCGGACGGCAACATCCTGGAGAAGGTGCGCACCGAGACGCCCGACAAGTCCAAGAGCCCCAAGGTCGTCGAGGACGTGATCGTCGACCTGGTCCTGGACCTCTCCGACCGGCACGACGTCCACGCGGTCGGCATCGGCGCCGCCGGCTGGGTGGACGCCGACCGCAACCGCATCCTGTTCGCCCCGCACCTGTCCTGGCGCAACGAGCCGCTGCGCGACCGCATCGCCGAGCGCCTGGCCGTCCCCGTCATGGTCGACAACGACGCCAACACCGCCGCCTGGGCGGAATGGCGCTTCGGCGCCGGGCGCGGCGAGGACCACCTGGTCATGATCACCCTCGGCACCGGGATCGGCGGCGCCATCCTGGAGGACGGCCAGGTCAAGCGCGGCAAGTACGGCGTCGCCGGCGAGTTCGGCCATATGCAGGTCGTCCCCGGCGGGCACCGCTGTCCGTGCGGCAACCGCGGCTGCTGGGAGCAGTACAGCTCCGGCAACGCCCTGGTACGGGAGGCGCGCGAGCTCGCCGCCGCCGAGTCCCCGGTCGCGTACGGGATCATCGACCGCGTCGGCGGTCACGTCCCCGACATCACCGGACCACTCATCACCGAGCTGGCCCGCGAGGGCGACGCGATGTGCGTCGAGCTGCTTCACGACATCGGTGAGTGGCTCGGCGTCGGCATCGCCAATCTCGCCGCCGCGCTCGACCCCTCCTGCTTCGTCATCGGCGGCGGCGTCAGCGCGGCCGACGACCTGCTGATCAGCCCCGCCCGCAACGCCTTCCGACGCACCCTCACCGGCCGCGGCTACCGGCCCGAGGCGCGCATCGTCCGCGCCCAGCTCGGCCCCGACGCGGGCATGGTCGGCGCCGCGGACCTGGCCCGCCTGGTCGCCCGCCGCTTCCG